In the Streptomyces formicae genome, one interval contains:
- the priA gene encoding bifunctional 1-(5-phosphoribosyl)-5-((5-phosphoribosylamino)methylideneamino)imidazole-4-carboxamide isomerase/phosphoribosylanthranilate isomerase PriA — translation MSTLELLPAVDVRDGQAVRLVHGESGSETSYGSPMEAALAWQRSGAEWLHLVDLDAAFGTGDNRSLIAEVAGAMDIKVELSGGIRDDDTLAAALATGCTRVNLGTAALETPEWVAKVIAEHGDKIAVGLDVRGTTLRGRGWTRDGGDLYETIERLNAEGCARYVVTDIAKDGTLQGPNLELLRGVCAATDRPVVASGGVSSLDDLRAIAELVPQGVEGSIVGKALYAKAFTLEEALAAVASS, via the coding sequence GTGAGCACTCTCGAACTCCTTCCCGCCGTCGACGTCCGTGACGGCCAGGCCGTACGCCTCGTCCACGGCGAGTCCGGCTCGGAGACGTCCTACGGCTCCCCGATGGAGGCCGCCCTCGCCTGGCAGCGGTCGGGCGCCGAGTGGCTGCACCTGGTCGACCTGGACGCCGCGTTCGGCACCGGCGACAACCGCTCCCTGATCGCCGAGGTCGCGGGCGCCATGGACATCAAGGTCGAGCTGTCCGGCGGCATCCGCGACGACGACACGCTCGCCGCCGCGCTCGCCACCGGCTGCACCCGCGTCAACCTCGGCACGGCCGCGCTGGAGACCCCGGAGTGGGTCGCCAAGGTCATCGCCGAGCACGGCGACAAGATCGCGGTGGGCCTCGACGTACGCGGCACCACGCTGCGCGGCCGCGGCTGGACCCGCGACGGCGGCGACCTCTACGAGACCATCGAGCGCCTCAACGCCGAGGGCTGCGCGCGCTACGTGGTCACCGACATCGCCAAGGACGGCACGCTGCAGGGTCCCAACCTGGAGCTCCTGCGGGGCGTCTGCGCGGCGACGGACCGTCCCGTGGTCGCGTCCGGCGGGGTCAGCAGCCTCGACGACCTGCGCGCCATCGCCGAGCTGGTCCCGCAGGGCGTCGAGGGCTCGATCGTCGGCAAGGCGCTGTACGCGAAGGCGTTCACCCTCGAAGAGGCGCTCGCCGCGGTGGCCTCGTCATGA